A stretch of Campylobacter showae DNA encodes these proteins:
- the purS gene encoding phosphoribosylformylglycinamidine synthase subunit PurS, whose protein sequence is MKAIINVPLKNGVLDPQGKAVEHALGSLGFNNVSGVRIGKQIVLDIDAASKDEARKELTKMCEELLANTVIEDYEINLNDKCESAK, encoded by the coding sequence ATGAAAGCTATCATCAACGTACCCCTAAAAAACGGCGTTTTAGACCCGCAAGGAAAGGCTGTCGAGCACGCGCTCGGCTCGCTTGGATTTAACAACGTAAGCGGCGTGCGCATAGGTAAACAAATCGTGCTTGACATAGACGCCGCAAGCAAAGACGAAGCGCGCAAGGAGCTCACCAAAATGTGCGAGGAATTACTCGCAAACACCGTCATCGAGGACTACGAGATAAATTTGAACGACAAATGCGAGAGCGCAAAATGA
- the purQ gene encoding phosphoribosylformylglycinamidine synthase subunit PurQ, which translates to MKVAIVLFPGTNCEQDTKYAFELLGCQTQIIWHKESEINADLIVLPGGFSYGDYLRTAAIAKFSPAMSAVVKHAQKGGYVLGICNGFQMLCELKLLAGAMRRNENLSFISKYHHLKVVSNANKFLSNLSVGEVVNIPIAHGEGNFYADEATLKGLYDNDQVLLKYCDANGAELNPNGSVDAIAGICDKNKKIFGLMPHPERACEKFLGTDDGLKMLKGLVC; encoded by the coding sequence ATGAAAGTCGCCATCGTTTTGTTTCCAGGCACAAACTGCGAGCAAGATACAAAGTACGCCTTTGAGCTTTTGGGTTGCCAAACGCAGATAATCTGGCACAAAGAAAGCGAGATAAATGCCGATCTTATCGTGCTTCCGGGCGGATTTAGCTACGGCGACTACCTACGCACGGCAGCTATCGCTAAATTTAGCCCCGCGATGAGCGCGGTCGTAAAACACGCCCAAAAAGGCGGATACGTGCTTGGTATTTGCAACGGCTTTCAGATGCTGTGCGAGCTAAAACTGCTTGCAGGTGCGATGAGACGAAACGAAAATTTAAGCTTCATCTCAAAATATCACCACCTAAAAGTGGTCTCAAACGCAAATAAATTTCTCTCAAATTTGAGCGTCGGCGAGGTCGTAAACATCCCGATCGCTCACGGCGAGGGTAACTTTTACGCCGATGAGGCGACGTTAAAAGGCCTCTACGACAACGATCAGGTACTACTAAAATACTGCGACGCAAACGGCGCAGAGCTAAATCCAAACGGCTCGGTCGATGCTATAGCGGGAATTTGCGATAAAAATAAAAAGATATTTGGCCTCATGCCTCACCCAGAGCGCGCCTGCGAGAAGTTTTTGGGCACGGATGATGGACTAAAGATGCTAAAAGGGCTAGTTTGCTAA
- a CDS encoding SH3 domain-containing protein: MLKPFLAFFTIFVLACGATEPSVFDMMGDEQSQKVIKPAPQAPVQKPNLQNRAPSAQNKTPSQTQSTATQNRTPVAQSQAPSNQGGTHLRQPIPQNIAPTNEPELNLKDSQLYERVQPNDIIIKALNAPKQVYVGQIFSFTLSVDIQDNIAVDLQTILPETENLKWLSSNLRWDNDGKGVYKAQIYAEASAQAVQNPKITVNLKRNGEFFQTANLTLSLPKIVALKSGEKYNHVVAQNLEVKKYKTNKFDDKNLIMIVEVNAQKGNIADFFIEDKDIIKQGVDSTSGEFDAQSGYYFAIFSSEKTSIDFNYFSLAKKDFVSFSLPVVVEDDEISTQIGLNPKQSKFEIYKNIGVYALFGIFLITFLFKRDAIFLVVVVGLGAYILYSYNPFGGATLRQNINVKILPTQNSSVFYTSKAEEKIEILGEREDYVKILLDDGKIGWVKKDDIF, from the coding sequence TTGCTAAAGCCCTTTTTAGCCTTTTTTACTATATTTGTTTTAGCTTGCGGGGCAACCGAGCCTAGCGTGTTTGACATGATGGGCGACGAGCAAAGTCAAAAAGTAATCAAGCCCGCTCCGCAAGCGCCGGTACAAAAGCCAAATTTACAAAACAGAGCGCCAAGCGCGCAAAATAAAACTCCAAGCCAGACGCAAAGTACGGCTACGCAAAATAGAACTCCCGTAGCCCAAAGCCAAGCCCCAAGCAACCAAGGCGGAACGCATCTGCGCCAGCCTATCCCGCAAAATATCGCGCCAACCAACGAGCCAGAGTTAAATTTAAAAGACAGCCAGCTCTACGAGCGCGTGCAGCCAAACGACATCATAATCAAGGCCTTAAACGCGCCGAAGCAAGTCTACGTCGGGCAAATTTTTAGCTTTACGCTATCGGTCGATATCCAGGATAACATCGCAGTAGATCTGCAAACTATCTTGCCAGAAACCGAAAACCTAAAATGGCTAAGCTCAAATTTGCGCTGGGATAACGACGGTAAAGGGGTTTATAAGGCTCAAATTTACGCCGAGGCCTCCGCCCAAGCCGTGCAAAATCCAAAAATCACGGTAAATTTAAAGCGTAACGGCGAGTTTTTCCAAACGGCAAATTTGACACTTTCGCTACCTAAAATCGTAGCGCTAAAAAGCGGCGAGAAATACAACCACGTCGTCGCCCAAAATCTCGAAGTCAAAAAATACAAAACCAATAAATTCGACGATAAAAATCTCATCATGATCGTCGAAGTAAACGCGCAAAAAGGCAATATCGCGGACTTTTTCATCGAAGATAAGGACATCATCAAGCAAGGCGTGGACTCCACGAGCGGCGAATTTGACGCGCAAAGCGGATATTATTTCGCGATATTTTCGTCTGAAAAAACCTCGATAGATTTTAACTATTTTAGCCTGGCTAAAAAAGATTTCGTGAGCTTTTCGCTCCCGGTAGTCGTAGAAGACGACGAGATCAGCACGCAAATCGGGCTAAATCCAAAGCAAAGCAAATTTGAAATTTACAAAAATATCGGAGTTTACGCGCTTTTCGGTATTTTCTTGATCACGTTTTTGTTTAAGCGCGACGCGATATTTCTCGTCGTCGTGGTCGGCCTTGGAGCCTATATCCTTTATAGCTACAACCCGTTTGGCGGCGCGACGCTAAGGCAAAACATAAATGTAAAAATTTTGCCTACGCAAAACTCAAGCGTATTTTATACCTCAAAAGCGGAGGAAAAGATCGAGATCCTCGGCGAGCGCGAGGACTACGTCAAAATTTTACTAGACGACGGCAAGATAGGTTGGGTGAAAAAAGATGATATTTTCTAG
- the purC gene encoding phosphoribosylaminoimidazolesuccinocarboxamide synthase, whose protein sequence is MQKKELIYEGKGKKMFATDDANLLIAEFKDDLTAFDAQKRGNEAGKGALNNKISTQLFHLLKEKGIPTHLVETLSDTEQLVKKCEIIPLEVVVRNIATGSLTKRLAIKEGTVLSFPLVEFYYKNDDLHDPLVNDEHCLIMGLVKSENDLDRLKHMGREINAILFKFFADRNLKLVDFKVEFGVDKDGNILLADEISPDSCRFWDATTNEKLDKDRFRQDLGSVKVAYEEVLKRILSKV, encoded by the coding sequence ATGCAAAAAAAAGAGCTGATCTACGAAGGCAAGGGAAAAAAGATGTTCGCAACGGACGATGCGAACTTACTAATAGCGGAATTTAAAGACGATCTAACCGCCTTTGATGCGCAAAAAAGAGGTAACGAAGCCGGCAAAGGCGCGTTAAATAATAAAATTTCGACGCAGCTTTTTCATCTTTTAAAAGAAAAAGGCATCCCGACTCACCTGGTCGAAACCCTAAGCGACACCGAACAGCTCGTGAAGAAATGTGAAATCATCCCGCTTGAAGTGGTCGTAAGAAATATCGCAACCGGCTCGCTAACAAAACGCCTTGCGATAAAAGAAGGCACGGTTTTGTCGTTTCCATTGGTAGAGTTTTACTACAAAAACGACGATCTGCACGATCCGCTCGTAAACGACGAGCACTGCCTAATTATGGGCTTAGTTAAGAGCGAAAACGACCTTGATAGGCTAAAACATATGGGTCGCGAGATAAACGCTATCCTATTTAAATTTTTCGCAGACAGAAACTTAAAATTAGTCGATTTTAAAGTCGAATTTGGCGTCGATAAGGACGGAAATATCCTGCTAGCAGACGAAATTAGCCCCGATAGCTGCCGCTTTTGGGATGCTACTACGAACGAAAAGCTTGATAAAGACAGATTCCGTCAGGATCTTGGCAGCGTAAAAGTCGCCTACGAAGAAGTTTTAAAAAGAATTTTATCTAAGGTTTAA
- a CDS encoding lysophospholipid acyltransferase family protein, with product MIFSRIKAAYFAVEFLISILLVVFFMWLFKKHIHGVRKIWGRSQRLFGFYSLEVVGKFDECANMIIMNHQSMLDIVVLEEVYPKNLCWIAKKEIADLPVIGQIIHVPQMISVERENKRSLIKLVKDAQDRVEKGRVLAIFPEGTRSHSKELLPFKGGAKIIADKLNLKIQPIVITGSDILDVKNFSFKNGKIKIICLDLIDTAAPEWLESARAKMQETLDNERQKAAI from the coding sequence ATGATATTTTCTAGGATAAAGGCCGCGTATTTCGCGGTCGAGTTTCTCATCAGTATACTTTTGGTCGTATTTTTTATGTGGCTTTTTAAAAAGCACATTCACGGCGTGAGAAAAATTTGGGGTAGGAGCCAGCGGCTTTTTGGCTTTTATTCGCTCGAAGTCGTCGGCAAATTTGACGAGTGCGCGAATATGATCATCATGAACCACCAAAGCATGCTAGATATCGTCGTTTTAGAGGAAGTCTATCCTAAAAATCTTTGCTGGATTGCTAAAAAAGAGATCGCCGACCTGCCCGTCATCGGTCAGATCATCCACGTGCCGCAAATGATCTCGGTCGAGCGCGAGAATAAACGCTCTCTCATCAAGCTCGTAAAAGACGCGCAGGACCGCGTCGAAAAGGGGCGCGTGCTAGCGATTTTCCCAGAAGGAACGCGCTCGCACTCAAAGGAGCTTTTGCCGTTTAAAGGCGGTGCGAAAATCATCGCCGACAAGCTAAATCTAAAAATCCAGCCCATCGTGATCACGGGTTCGGACATCTTGGATGTGAAAAATTTTAGCTTTAAAAACGGCAAAATCAAAATCATCTGCCTAGATCTCATCGACACTGCCGCCCCTGAGTGGCTAGAAAGCGCAAGGGCAAAAATGCAAGAAACGCTTGATAACGAGAGGCAAAAAGCGGCGATTTAA